The genomic region CACCGCCGCCCGGCTGAAGGCCTCCGCAGCCTCTTGAAAGCGGCCCTGGCCCAAGAGCATCATGCCCTGCAGGTTGAGGGCCTCGGCCTGGGGGTAGACGCCTCCCTGGGCTGCCGCCTCCGCCTCGGCCTGGGCTTCGGCGAAGTGCCCCAGACGCAGGAGCACGCTCCCGCGCAAAGCGCTGCGCTCGGGGCTTGGGGGTAGCTTATCCAACAACTCCAGGGCTTCCTTGTAGCGACCCAAACGCTCCAAAGCCCGCGCCCGCAAGAGCAGCAGCTCCGGGTCGGGGGCCAGATCGGCCAGCAGGGCCAGCGCTTCCTGGGGCTGTTCTTCCACCTGGGCGCGGGCCAGCCGCAACAAGGCCATCCGGCCCCTGGGCACATCGGCCTCTTCCCAGTGGGCCCGGGCCGCCTGGTACAGCGGAGCGGCTTCGCTCAGGGGAAGCTTACGGGCCAGCTCGAGCGCCACCCTGCGCCCCTCCACCGTAAGGGGCACCTGCAGCATCGGCTGACCTTGGGTTCCCAGCAGCCCCCGCCCAACGAGCGCATCCAGCGCCTCTGCCCCCACACCCAAAAGCTCCACGGCCCGAGCCAGCCCTACCAGCTCTACCGCAAAAAAAGCCCGGCGCACTTCCGGAGCAAAGGCAAGGAGGGTGGGTTCTTCTTCGATGAGCCCTTCTACCCCTGGCAGATGACGGGCCTCCTGCACAAGGGCTTGGGCTTCCTCGCTCCAACCCAGGCCGTACAGGGCTTCGGCCTGCCGCAGGTGAGCCGCCCACACCGCTTCAGCCAGGGCTTCGCGCTTGGCCCAGACCCACTCCTCGAGCTCTGGGGGTAGCCCGTCGTCGGCCCCCTCCAGGAAGCGGCCTTTGTACAGGCGGCGGGCTTCCGCCAGCTCTCCCCGGGCCAAAGCCGTTTGCAGTTCTACCGCGTCGCAGGGTATCTCGACCCGCAGCACCTCCTCGCCCTCTATGCGAACCCCCGCCGCGCGCAGTTGGGTAAGAGCTACCGAGAGGCTGTTGAGGCCATCGCTAGCTCCCGGCCACAACAGCTCGGCAAGGTGGCGGCGAGATTTAGAACCATCCAGGGCTAGGTAGGCCAACAGCAGCAGAGGTTTTTTCTTGCGGAAGCCCTTCTTGCCCGATGTCCCAGGTTGCTCCAACGACAACGTTCGCAACATGGCTTCGGCTACCAAGCCTAGCTCAAAAAGCAACGGATTTCCTTGCTACGCAACCTAGGCACTCACCCGATGGACGGCCTGGTATCCCCCTGACACTTGGCGCTGCGGCAGACTTCTAACCCCTGGGTTCGTCGGAACCCTGCGGCAGCTCTCCACGCTCGGCCAGGGTGTTGGTCACAATCCAGGCTTCGGCCTCCTCGGGGGTTTTGACTCTATAAACCTCCTGGCCGGTGCGTTTGTCCAGGATGCCATAGGCTTTACTGCCCTTAAGGGGCTTGTACTCGAAGGGAGCCGATTGCAAAAACTGCTCCACCTCTACCCCCTCCCCCAACATCCGACGAAACCAGGCCTGTTGGGCCTTCTCCACC from Meiothermus sp. harbors:
- a CDS encoding tetratricopeptide repeat protein, giving the protein MLRTLSLEQPGTSGKKGFRKKKPLLLLAYLALDGSKSRRHLAELLWPGASDGLNSLSVALTQLRAAGVRIEGEEVLRVEIPCDAVELQTALARGELAEARRLYKGRFLEGADDGLPPELEEWVWAKREALAEAVWAAHLRQAEALYGLGWSEEAQALVQEARHLPGVEGLIEEEPTLLAFAPEVRRAFFAVELVGLARAVELLGVGAEALDALVGRGLLGTQGQPMLQVPLTVEGRRVALELARKLPLSEAAPLYQAARAHWEEADVPRGRMALLRLARAQVEEQPQEALALLADLAPDPELLLLRARALERLGRYKEALELLDKLPPSPERSALRGSVLLRLGHFAEAQAEAEAAAQGGVYPQAEALNLQGMMLLGQGRFQEAAEAFSRAAVRFLMAGEEVRHLGALGNRAVALAEMGQGEAAFAEVLEAIGERGGLRARVYLNLGVLKERQGQPAEAERLYKESLALARGNLEAMGRAWNNLGALYHRQGRWEEAKAAYREALRLARAGQEWVLTAAVLANLAELTGEQASLEEAIALLEEARYTVLAERYRSRLEAFRPC